The Acanthopagrus latus isolate v.2019 chromosome 13, fAcaLat1.1, whole genome shotgun sequence genome contains a region encoding:
- the LOC119030988 gene encoding neuronal acetylcholine receptor subunit alpha-9-like isoform X2 has translation MTDLFTNYTNALRPVEDTDHIINVTLQITLSQIIDMDERNQILTTYLWVRQVWMDAYLTWKTEDYDGLDTIRIPSSLVWRPDIVLYNSADDEFSSSMETNVVLRNDGQVMWDQPAITKSSCSVDVAFFPFDMQECHLTFGSWTHNGNQMDLINALDSADLADFVPNVEWEVLGMPAKKNVILYGCCSDPYPDITFTLHLKRRASFYIFNLLIPCMMISFLAPLGFYLPADSGEKVSLGVTVLLALTVFQLLVAESMPPSESVPLIGKYYIATMTMVTASTALTIFIMNIHHCGPEARPVPQWAERFILNYLARICFVYEVGENCLNGSSSRRQPLSQEDSEAPSADGGDTKGTNWDVNGQAWGGKVEEDGAGKSAKVGQDPTVQTDWKEDLFVIIDHSEEKGAAGGHEVEQEESRSACGGREEHVEEKKGVGGEEGGGVRGHRREIWVKTQCVCQHQGLRRNIEYIANSYQDQRATQLRIGEWRKVAKVMDRFFMWLFFIMVFLMSILILGKAI, from the exons ATGACAGACTTGTTCACTAACTACACCAATGCTTTGCGACCGGTGGAAGATACTGACCACATCATCAACGTCACACTGCAGATCACCCTCTCCCAGATCATCGACATG GATGAGCGGAACCAGATCCTGACCACCTACCTGTGGGTCCGACAGGTGTGGATGGATGCTTACCTCACCTGGAAGACGGAGGACTATGACGGTCTCGACACCATCCGCATACCAAGCAGCTTAGTTTGGAGACCTGATATTGTCTTGTATAACAG TGCAGACGATGAGTTCTCCAGCTCAATGGAAACCAATGTAGTTCTTCGTAACGATGGTCAGGTCATGTGGGACCAGCCCGCCATCACCAAAAGCTCCTGCTCTGTGGACGTGGCTTTCTTCCCCTTTGACATGCAGGAGTGTCACCTGACCTTTGGCTCCTGGACTCACAATGGAAACCAGATGGACTTAATCAATGCCTTGGACAGCGCTGACCTGGCTGACTTTGTCCCCAACGTGGAGTGGGAG GTTCTGGGAATGCCAGCCAAGAAGAACGTCATCCTGTATGGCTGCTGTTCAGATCCTTACCCAGACATCACATTCACCCTGCACCTGAAGAGACGGGCCTCCTTCTACATCTTCAACCTCCTCATCCCCTGCATGATGATCTCCTTTCTGGCTCCGCTGGGATTCTACCTGCCGGCTGACTCGGGTGAAAAGGTTTCTCTTGGTGTCACGGTGCTACTGGCCCTCACCGTGTTCCAGCTGCTGGTGGCTGAGAGCATGCCGCCCTCCGAGAGTGTCCCGTTGATAG GAAAGTACTACATTGCGACGATGACGATGGTCACTGCATCGACAGCtctcaccatcttcatcatgaACATCCACCACTGCGGTCCCGAGGCTCGGCCCGTCCCACAGTGGGCCGAGCGCTTCATCCTCAACTACCTGGCCCGCATCTGTTTCGTCTACGAGGTCGGTGAGAACTGCCTCAACGGCTCCTCATCCAGGAGACAACCTCTGTCGCAGGAGGACTCTGAGGCCCCATCAGCCGATGGAGGCGACACCAAAGGAACAAACTGGGACGTGAATGGGCAGGCGTGGGgagggaaggtggaggaggatggagctgGGAAGTCTGCGAAGGTGGGGCAGGATCCGACCGTCCAGACGGACTGGAAGGAGGATCTGTTTGTGATCATCGACCACTCAGAGGAGaaaggagctgctggaggacacgaggtggagcaggaggagtcGAGAAGTGCCTGTGGGGGACGAGAGGAGCATGTCGAGGAGAAGAAAGGTGtaggaggtgaggagggaggtggagtcAGGGGCCACAGGAGGGAGATCTGGGTGAAAACCCAGTGTGTGTGCCAGCACCAGGGACTGCGCAGGAACATTGAGTACATTGCCAACTCATACCAGGACCAGCGAGCCACGCAGCTGCGCATCGGGGAGTGGAGGAAGGTCGCCAAGGTGATGGATCGCTTCTTCATGTGGCTCTTCTTCATCATGGTCTTCCTCATGAGCATCCTCATCCTCGGAAAAGCCATCTGA
- the LOC119030714 gene encoding olfactory receptor 146-like: protein MENYTYNSFTLQIEGFQITKDLMYPVFFLFFTSYVFVMVMNIGIAVLIFIDKNLHQPMYLIFCNLSVSDIIGSTHVLPRLLSDILLPPSERLISYYECVVQAFITQLFGATSHTVLMIMAFDRYVAICNPLRYAVIMTNKMVIKLTVSAWGVALVLVGILLGLTIRLNRCRTMIMNPYCDNASLFKLSCDSVFINNIYGLTFTVVLLTSSIGTMVLTYTKITVVCLTSKNKSLNSKALKTCSTHLAVYLIMLISGFTVITMHRFPQYSDYRKLAAILFVIVPSSLNPIIYGAQSKEIRKFLFEMFKSIKAKK from the coding sequence ATGGAAAACTACACCTACAACAGCTTCACCCTCCAAATAGAAGGGTTTCAGATCACGAAGGACCTCATGTACcctgtctttttcttgttctttacCTCCTATGTTTTTGTTATGGTTATGAATATCGGCATTGCTGTTCTGATTTTCATCGACAAGAACCTTCACCAGCCAATGTATCTCATTTTCTGCAACCTGTCAGTAAGTGATATCATTGGAAGTACTCATGTTTTGCCTCGTTTGCTCTCAGACATTTTGCTGCCTCCCTCTGAGCGCCTCATCAGTTATTATGAGTGCGTTGTCCAGGCTTTCATCACACAGTTGTTTGGTGCAACTTCTCACACTGTGCTCATGATTATGGCCTTTGACAGATATGTGGCCATCTGTAATCCTCTGCGCTATGCTGTCATAATGACCAACAAAATGGTGATCAAGCTGACAGTTTCTGCCTGGGGAGTGGCCTTGGTTCTGGTCGGGATTCTTCTCGGTCTGACCATACGGCTGAACCGATGCAGGACGATGATCATGAATCCTTACTGTGACAATGCCTCTCTGTTTAAACTCTcctgtgacagtgtgtttattaataataTCTACGGCCTCACGTTCACTGTTGTCTTGCTCACCTCTTCTATAGGCACCATGGTTCTCACTTACACAAAGATTACAGTCGTCTGTCTGACCAGTAAGAACAAGTCTTTGAACAGTAAAGCCTTGAAGACCTGCAGCACTCATCTGGCTGTGTATCTGATCATGTTGATCAGTGGATTCACTGTCATTACTATGCATCGCTTCCCTCAGTACTCAGACTACAGAAAACTTGCTGCCATACTGTTTGTTATCGTCCCCAGCAGCCTCAACCCCATTATTTATGGAGCGCAGTCTAAAGAAATAAGGAAATTcttatttgaaatgtttaagtccataaaagcaaaaaaatga
- the LOC119030988 gene encoding neuronal acetylcholine receptor subunit alpha-9-like isoform X1, producing MKPPCRGSTVYLLLLFFLPVCLAAHGRYAQKLMTDLFTNYTNALRPVEDTDHIINVTLQITLSQIIDMDERNQILTTYLWVRQVWMDAYLTWKTEDYDGLDTIRIPSSLVWRPDIVLYNSADDEFSSSMETNVVLRNDGQVMWDQPAITKSSCSVDVAFFPFDMQECHLTFGSWTHNGNQMDLINALDSADLADFVPNVEWEVLGMPAKKNVILYGCCSDPYPDITFTLHLKRRASFYIFNLLIPCMMISFLAPLGFYLPADSGEKVSLGVTVLLALTVFQLLVAESMPPSESVPLIGKYYIATMTMVTASTALTIFIMNIHHCGPEARPVPQWAERFILNYLARICFVYEVGENCLNGSSSRRQPLSQEDSEAPSADGGDTKGTNWDVNGQAWGGKVEEDGAGKSAKVGQDPTVQTDWKEDLFVIIDHSEEKGAAGGHEVEQEESRSACGGREEHVEEKKGVGGEEGGGVRGHRREIWVKTQCVCQHQGLRRNIEYIANSYQDQRATQLRIGEWRKVAKVMDRFFMWLFFIMVFLMSILILGKAI from the exons TTTGTTTGGCAGCTCACGGCCGTTATGCTCAGAAGCTGATGACAGACTTGTTCACTAACTACACCAATGCTTTGCGACCGGTGGAAGATACTGACCACATCATCAACGTCACACTGCAGATCACCCTCTCCCAGATCATCGACATG GATGAGCGGAACCAGATCCTGACCACCTACCTGTGGGTCCGACAGGTGTGGATGGATGCTTACCTCACCTGGAAGACGGAGGACTATGACGGTCTCGACACCATCCGCATACCAAGCAGCTTAGTTTGGAGACCTGATATTGTCTTGTATAACAG TGCAGACGATGAGTTCTCCAGCTCAATGGAAACCAATGTAGTTCTTCGTAACGATGGTCAGGTCATGTGGGACCAGCCCGCCATCACCAAAAGCTCCTGCTCTGTGGACGTGGCTTTCTTCCCCTTTGACATGCAGGAGTGTCACCTGACCTTTGGCTCCTGGACTCACAATGGAAACCAGATGGACTTAATCAATGCCTTGGACAGCGCTGACCTGGCTGACTTTGTCCCCAACGTGGAGTGGGAG GTTCTGGGAATGCCAGCCAAGAAGAACGTCATCCTGTATGGCTGCTGTTCAGATCCTTACCCAGACATCACATTCACCCTGCACCTGAAGAGACGGGCCTCCTTCTACATCTTCAACCTCCTCATCCCCTGCATGATGATCTCCTTTCTGGCTCCGCTGGGATTCTACCTGCCGGCTGACTCGGGTGAAAAGGTTTCTCTTGGTGTCACGGTGCTACTGGCCCTCACCGTGTTCCAGCTGCTGGTGGCTGAGAGCATGCCGCCCTCCGAGAGTGTCCCGTTGATAG GAAAGTACTACATTGCGACGATGACGATGGTCACTGCATCGACAGCtctcaccatcttcatcatgaACATCCACCACTGCGGTCCCGAGGCTCGGCCCGTCCCACAGTGGGCCGAGCGCTTCATCCTCAACTACCTGGCCCGCATCTGTTTCGTCTACGAGGTCGGTGAGAACTGCCTCAACGGCTCCTCATCCAGGAGACAACCTCTGTCGCAGGAGGACTCTGAGGCCCCATCAGCCGATGGAGGCGACACCAAAGGAACAAACTGGGACGTGAATGGGCAGGCGTGGGgagggaaggtggaggaggatggagctgGGAAGTCTGCGAAGGTGGGGCAGGATCCGACCGTCCAGACGGACTGGAAGGAGGATCTGTTTGTGATCATCGACCACTCAGAGGAGaaaggagctgctggaggacacgaggtggagcaggaggagtcGAGAAGTGCCTGTGGGGGACGAGAGGAGCATGTCGAGGAGAAGAAAGGTGtaggaggtgaggagggaggtggagtcAGGGGCCACAGGAGGGAGATCTGGGTGAAAACCCAGTGTGTGTGCCAGCACCAGGGACTGCGCAGGAACATTGAGTACATTGCCAACTCATACCAGGACCAGCGAGCCACGCAGCTGCGCATCGGGGAGTGGAGGAAGGTCGCCAAGGTGATGGATCGCTTCTTCATGTGGCTCTTCTTCATCATGGTCTTCCTCATGAGCATCCTCATCCTCGGAAAAGCCATCTGA